A genomic region of Ursus arctos isolate Adak ecotype North America unplaced genomic scaffold, UrsArc2.0 scaffold_8, whole genome shotgun sequence contains the following coding sequences:
- the CFAP36 gene encoding cilia- and flagella-associated protein 36, whose translation MAAEEEDEVEWVVESIAGFLRGPDWSIPILDFVEQKCEVFDDEEESKLTYTEIHQEYKELVEKLLESYLKEIGINEDQFQEACTSPLAKTRTSQAILQPVLAAEDFTIFKAMMVQKNIEMQLQAIRIIQERNGVLPDCLTDGSDMVRDLEQEEMKILREVLRKSKEEYDQEEERKRKKQLSEANTEEPPGHANETAKMKTSQEDGEHFAHPPSEVKVHFANQSVQPLARKLEMLPETSSFPQKGLKTPGLEHASIEGPIANLSTLGTEELRQRERYLKQKRDKLMSMRKDMRTKQIQNSEQKGKPAGQAEEMTEKPEMTAEEKQTLLKRRLLAEKLKEEVINK comes from the exons ATGGCTGCGGAAGAAGAAGATGAGGTGGAATGGGTGGTGGAGAGCATCGCTGGGTTCCTGCGAGGCCCGGACTGGTCCATCCCCATCTTGGACTTTGTGGAGCAGAAATGTGAAG tttttgatgatgaagaagaaagcaaattgACCTATACAGAGATTCATCAGGAATACAAAGAACTA GTTGAAAAGCTGTTGGAAAGTTACCTAAAAGAAATTGGAATTAATGAAGATCAATTTCAAGAAGCATGCACTTCTCCTCTTGCAAAGACCCGTACATCACAG GCCATTTTGCAACCTGTGTTGGCAGCAGAAGACTTTACTATCTTTAAAGCAATGATGGTCCAGAAAAACATTGAAATGCAGCTGCAAGCCATTCGAATAATTCAAGAGAGAAATG GTGTATTACCTGACTGCTTAACAGATGGTTCTGACATGGTCCGTGACCTTGAACAGGAAGAGATGAAAATCCTGAGGGAAGTTCTTAG aaaatcaaaagaggaatatgaccaggaggaagaaaggaagagaaaaaagcag TTATCAGAGGCTAATACAGAAGAGCCTCCAGGGCATGCTAATGAAACTGCAAAAATGAAGACTTCCCAAGAGGATGGTGAACATTTTGCACACCCACCCTCAG AAGTTAAAGTGCATTTTGCTAATCAGTCAGTACAACCTTTGGCAAGAAAGCTGGAAATGCTGCCTGaaacttcttccttcccacaaaAAGGCCTGAAGACCCCTGGCTTAGAACATGCAAGCATTGAAGGACCAATAGCA AATTTATCAACACTTGGAACAGAAGAGCTCCGACAACGAGAGCGCTACCTCAAGCAGAAGAGAGATAAGTTGATGTCCATGAGAAAGGATATGAGGACTAAGCAGATACAAAATTCTGAGCAGAAGGGAAAACCTGCTGGGCAGGCAGAG gaaatgacagagaaaccagaaatgacAGCAGAGGAGAAGCAAACATTACTAAAGAGGAGATTGCTTGCAGAGAAACTTAAAGAAGAAGTTATTAATaagtaa